Proteins from a single region of Canis aureus isolate CA01 chromosome 26, VMU_Caureus_v.1.0, whole genome shotgun sequence:
- the LOC144298308 gene encoding uncharacterized protein LOC144298308 isoform X1 translates to MSAALGWAKRSWSESREPPPLPRRGGVRPRTSRSSSGLRFPASERKWIVGVYARPSPSARCGARRGRDPSRHSVVSLWNCDKKMDLSSRKKSPEFGPWRAAVSPAGGIKRVKGDAAVN, encoded by the exons ATGTCCGCGGCGCTCGGCTGGGCGAAGCGAAGCTGGTCGGAGTCTAGggaacccccacccctcccccgccgAGGGGGCGTGCGACCTCGGACTAGCCGCTCCTCTTCCGGACTTCGGTTTCCCGCCTCAGAAAGAAAATGGATAGTCGGTGTCTACGCGCGCCCGTCCCCCTCCGCACGCTGCGGCGCCCGGCGGGGCCGCGACCCTTCCCG GCACTCGGTGGTCTCGCTCTGGAACTGTGATAAGAAGATGGACCtcagttccagaaaaaaaagccCTGAGTTTGGTCCTTGGCGGGCAGCGGTGAGCCCAGCCGGCGGA ATCAAGAGGGTGAAAGGTGATGCTGCTGTCAACTAG
- the LOC144298308 gene encoding uncharacterized protein LOC144298308 isoform X2 produces the protein MSAALGWAKRSWSESREPPPLPRRGGVRPRTSRSSSGLRFPASERKWIVGVYARPSPSARCGARRGRDPSRHSVVSLWNCDKKMDLSSRKKSPEFGPWRAAVSPAGGEDSP, from the exons ATGTCCGCGGCGCTCGGCTGGGCGAAGCGAAGCTGGTCGGAGTCTAGggaacccccacccctcccccgccgAGGGGGCGTGCGACCTCGGACTAGCCGCTCCTCTTCCGGACTTCGGTTTCCCGCCTCAGAAAGAAAATGGATAGTCGGTGTCTACGCGCGCCCGTCCCCCTCCGCACGCTGCGGCGCCCGGCGGGGCCGCGACCCTTCCCG GCACTCGGTGGTCTCGCTCTGGAACTGTGATAAGAAGATGGACCtcagttccagaaaaaaaagccCTGAGTTTGGTCCTTGGCGGGCAGCGGTGAGCCCAGCCGGCGGA GAAGACAGCCCATGA
- the LOC144298308 gene encoding uncharacterized protein LOC144298308 isoform X3 — translation MSAALGWAKRSWSESREPPPLPRRGGVRPRTSRSSSGLRFPASERKWIVGVYARPSPSARCGARRGRDPSRHSVVSLWNCDKKMDLSSRKKSPEFGPWRAAVSPAGGI, via the exons ATGTCCGCGGCGCTCGGCTGGGCGAAGCGAAGCTGGTCGGAGTCTAGggaacccccacccctcccccgccgAGGGGGCGTGCGACCTCGGACTAGCCGCTCCTCTTCCGGACTTCGGTTTCCCGCCTCAGAAAGAAAATGGATAGTCGGTGTCTACGCGCGCCCGTCCCCCTCCGCACGCTGCGGCGCCCGGCGGGGCCGCGACCCTTCCCG GCACTCGGTGGTCTCGCTCTGGAACTGTGATAAGAAGATGGACCtcagttccagaaaaaaaagccCTGAGTTTGGTCCTTGGCGGGCAGCGGTGAGCCCAGCCGGCGGA atCTGA